From the genome of Streptomyces sp. V2I9:
CCGGGGTGACGGAGTGGACCTGGTAGAGGCTGAGGCGGTCACCGAGGAGATCACGGGTCTCGGCGTACTGGCGCTCGAAGGTGGCGAGGCTGTGGTCCTTGACCTCGTGTTCCTTCGCCTCGACGCTCCAGTCGGCGGTGTAGGTGTAACCCCATTTGGAGCCGACGACGAGGTCGGTGAAGGAGGGCCGGGCGTTCAGCCATTCCGCGAGGAACTCCTCGGCGCGGCCGTAGGAGCGGGCGGTGTCGACGTACCGGACGCCCTGGGCGTAGGCCGCGTCCAGCAGTTCGTGGGTGCGGGCGCGCAGGGCGTCGGGGTCGCGGTCGGCGGGGAGGTCCCGGTCGCGGTGGAGATTGATGTAGCCGGGCCTCCCCACGGCGGCCAGGCCCAGCCCGATGTGGGCGGTCGGGGTCGTCGCGGCGGCCAGGGCGGCGAAGGGCATCACGAGCTCCTCGGGTCGGGTTTCGGATACTCCTACCCCGGTGAGCCCGGCCCGCGACACCCTTCGCCCATCCGGTGCGACGCCGCTCCGGCGCGCGCCCGGCGGGACCTCCTACCGGCGGGCGGCCGCCCAGGCGTGCTGGGCCGCCAGGTCCTCCTTCACCGCGGCGAGCTGTACGGCCACGGCGGAGGGGGCCGTTCCGCCCCGGCCGTCGCGGGAGGCGAGCGCGCCCCGCACGTTGAGGACGGTGCGGACCTCGGGGGTGAGGTGCTCGGAGATGGTGGCGAACTGCTCGTCGGTGAGCTGGTCCAGCTCGATGCCGTGCCGCTCGCACTCCTTGACGCAGGCGCCGGCGACCTCGTGCGCCACCCGGAAGGGCACGCCCTGCTTGACCAGCCACTCCGCGACGTCGGTGGCGAGCGAGAAGCCGGCCGGGGCCAGCTCCTCCATGCGCTCGCGGTTGACGGTGAGGGTGGCCATCATGCCGGTGAAGGCGGGGAGCAGGACTTCGAGCTGGTCGCAGGAGTCGAAGACGGGTTCCTTGTCCTCCTGGAGGTCCCGGTTGTACGCGAGCGGGAGCGCCTTGAGCGTGGCGAGCAGGCCGGTGAGGTTGCCGATGAGGCGGCCGGACTTGCCGCGGGCCAGCTCCGCGATGTCGGGGTTCTTCTTCTGCGGCATGATCGAGGAGCCGGTGGAGAAGGCGTCGTGGAGGGTGACGAAGGAGAACTCCTTCGTGTTCCAGATGATGACCTCCTCCGCGATGCGGGAGAGGTTGACGCCGATCATCGCGGTGATGAAGGCGAACTCGGCGACGAAGTCCCGCGAGGCGGTGCCGTCGATGGAGTTGGCGACCGAGCCGTGCTCGAAGCCCAGGTCGGCGGCGACCGCCTCCGGGTCGAGCCCGAGGGAGGATCCGGCGAGCGCCCCGGAGCCGTACGGGGAGACGGCGGTGCGCGCGTCCCACTGGCGCAGCCGCTCGGCGTCCCGTGAGAGCGACTGGACGTGGGCCAGCACGTGGTGGGCGAAGAGGACGGGCTGGGCGTGCTGGAGGTGGGTGCGGCCCGGCATCGCGACGTCCGCGTGGGCCTCCGCGAGGCCGGTCAGCGCGCTCTGGAGGTCGGCGATGAGGCCGCCGATGATCCGGGCGTGGTCGCGCAGGTACATCCGGAAGAGCGTGGCGATCTGGTCGTTCCGGGACCGGCCGGCCCGCAGCTTGCCGCCGAGGTCGGGGCCGAGCCGTTCCAGGAGGCCGCGTTCCAGGGCGGTGTGGACGTCCTCGTCGGCGATGGTGCCGGTGAAGGTGCCGGCCGCGACGTCGGCCTCCAGCTGGTCGAGCCCGGCGAGCATGCGGGTCAGCTCGTCCTCGGTGAGCAGGCCCGCCTTGTTGAGGACGCGGGCGTGGGCGCGGGAGCCGGCGATGTCGTACGGGGCGAGCCGCCAGTCGAAGTGGACGGAGGCGGACAGCTTGGCGAGGGCCTCCGCCGGTCCGTCGGCGAACCGCGCGCCCCAGAGCCGGACGTCACCGTTGTTGCTGCTCACTGCGTGCTCCTTGGAAGGCGAGGGCCCAGGCAAAGACGTGGAAGACGTAAGCGAAGGCAGGGTGCGGATATGCGGCCGCCTCCCCGCCGCGTGGGAGGGGAGGCGGCTGTACAACGAGAGAGGGGCGCGCGGGTCGCGTCAGACGAGGTCGCGCTTGGCCGCGATCTTCGACGAGAGGCCGAAGATCTCGATGAAGCCCTGCGCCTTGGACTGGTCGAAGGTGTCGCCCGAGTCGTAGGTGGCGAGGTTGAAGTCGTACAGCGACTCCTCGGACTTCCGGCCGGTGACGACGGCGCGGCCGCCGTGCAGGGTCATCCGGATGTCGCCGGTGACATGCTGGTTGGCCTCGTTGATGAAGCCGTCCAGGGCCCGCTTCAGCGGGGAGAACCACAGGCCGTCGTAGACCATCTCGCCCCACCGCTGCTCGACCTGCCGCTTGTAGCGGGCCAGCTCACGCTCGACGGTGACGTTCTCCAGCTCCTGGTGGGCGGTGATCAGTGCGATCGCGCCGGGCGCCTCGTACACCTCGCGGGACTTGATGCCCACGAGCCGGTCCTCGACCATGTCGATCCGGCCGATGCCCTGGGCGCCGGCCCGCTCGTTGAGCTGCTGGATCGCCTGGAGGACGGTGACGGGGCGGCCGTCGATGGCGACCGGGACGCCTTCCTTGAAGGAGATGACGACCTCGTCGGCCTCGCGCGGGGCGGCGGGGTCGGAGGTGTACTCGTAGATGTCCTCGATCGGCGCGTTCCAGATGTCCTCCAGGAAGCCCGTCTCGACAGCCCGTCCGAAGACGTTCTGGTCGATGGAGTACGGGGACTTCTTGGTGGTCACGATCGGGAGGTTCTTCTCCTCGCAGAACGCGATCGCCTTGTCACGGGTCATCGCGTAGTCGCGGACCGGGGCGATGCACTTCAGGTCGGGGCCGAGGGCGGAGATCCCGGCCTCGAACCGGACCTGGTCGTTGCCCTTGCCGGTGCAGCCGTGGGCGACGATCCCGGCGTTGTGCTTGTGGGCCGCGGCGACGAGGTGCTTGACGATGGTCGGCCGGGAGAGCGCCGAGACCAGCGGGTAGCGGTCCATGTAGAGGGCGTTGGCCTTGATCGCCGGGAGGCAGTACTCCTCGGCGAACTCGTCCTTCGCGTCCGCGACCTCGGCCTCGACGGCACCGCAGGCGAGCGCGCGCTTGCGGATGACGTCCAGGTCCTCGCCGCCCTGGCCGACGTCCACGGCGACGGCGATGACCTCGGCGCCCGTCTCCTCGGCGATCCAGCCGATGGCGACGGAGGTGTCCAGGCCGCCCGAGTAGGCGAGTACGACGCGCTCGGTCACGGGTTTCTCCTTACGGTGCAGTCACTGATGGGTATAACTATGCAGTGGTCCGTATGTTTTGTCAAAGCTCCAGGTCAGAGCGGCGAAGCTGGGCACAGGGGCGGAAAATGCCGATGCTCCTCGGCCGGACGCACCTAGCATCGGCGGGATCGGGGGTTGACGGACGAGGGGGACGCGTGGACGGATGGGACGGGGCAGCCGTGCGCGCCGTGGTGCGGGTGTGCGAGGGTGCGACGCCCGCCGAGGCGTTCGACACGGCGTCGGCCGGGGCGTGGCTCGCCTTCGACGCCGCCGTACGGACGCTCGACGACCGGCCGTGGCTGCGGCCCCGCCCACCCGACGGGACCGAACGCCCGGCCCCGAGGCTGCTGGACCGGTTGCGCGGACGTGTCGCCGCCCCCGTCCCGGCACCGCCACCGGCCGTCGCCCTGTGCGACCGGGACGGGCGGGTCCGGGAAACGGCGCTGGACGCGGTCCGCACCGCCCCGGAGCTGCGACCGCTCCTGGCGGTGCGGTGTGCGGACTGGGCTCCCCCGGTCCGTGAGCGGGCGCGGACGCTGCTGGCCGAGTTGCCCGGCGACGCCCTGTTCCCGCTGGCCGAACTGATCCTGCGGCTGGCGCGGCGGGACCGGGGCGGTTTCGCCCGCGGTCTGCTGGAGGCCGCGCTGCGTGAGGGCCCGGCGGCCGAGGTGCTGGCGCTGACGGCCCACCCGGACCGGGAGACGTACCGGTGTGCGTTCCGGATCGCGGTGGAACGCGGGCTGCTGACCCCGACGGAGCTGGCGACCACGGCGGCGACCTGCGGGGACATCACCCTCCAGGACCTGTGCGCGGATGCCGCCGTCTCCGCGTCGGCGCGACCGCGAGGTGGGGACGCCGAGAACCCGCCCCCGGACGCCGCCGTGCTGGACCGTCTGCTGACGGCCCGCTCGCCCCGCGTGCGTTCGGCGGGCGTGACCGCGCTGCGTCGGGCCGGGCGCCACAGTGACGCCGAGCCGTTCCTCCACGACCGGTCCGCCCTCGTACGGGCCTGCGCGCGCTATGTGGTGCGGCAGGGCGGCGTCGACCCGCAGCCCCTCTACCGGGCCCGGTGCGCCGAACCGGCCGCGCACCCGGGGGCCGCCGCCGGGCTCGGGGAGTGCGGAGACCGGACGGTGGACGCCGAGGTGCTGTGGGCCCTCGCGGAGCACCCGCTCCCCGCCGTGCGGCTGCACGCGATCACGGGTCTGCGCGCACTGGACGCGGTGGCACGGGAGCGGCTGACACCGCTGCTGGACGACCCGAGCCCGGCCGTGGTGCGGGCGGCGACCAGGGCGCTGCTGCCGGACGCCGCCGGGATTCCGGAGCCCCTGCTGCGCGCGTGGGCGGCGCCGGACCGGCCTCGCGCGGTGCGGGTGGCGGCCGCTCGGCTGCGGCGGGCGGCGGAGCGGCACCGGCGACCGGGGACGGGCTACCGCTGAACCCCGGGCGGAGACCCGGACCTGCGCACCGCTGGGCCGTACGGAGCAGGCCCGGTGGGGACTCGCCCCCGGCCGCCGTACGGTCCGGAGCATGCGCAGATCACCGGTGACCGCCGCCGTACTCCTCGCCCTGGCCGGCTCTCTCGCGGCCGGGCCCGCCGACGCCTCCGCCACCGACGCGCCTCCCCTGCCGGACCGGCTCGCGGACACCGGCGGCGGCTCCCAGCTGATCACCGCCGAGGCTCCGCACGCGGACTCCACGACCGGCACGGTGACCTGGTGGGAGCGGCGCGGCGGCCGGTGGGCCGAGGCGGGGTCGTCGCCCGCGCGGTTCGGGGCCAACGGGCTGGCCGAGGGGACGACGCGGGAGCAGGGCACCAGCACCACCCCGGCCGGACTGTACGACCTGCCGTACGCCTTCGGCATCGAGGAGGCCCCGGCCGGCACGACGTATCCGTACCGGAAGGTGGACGACGACTCCTGGTGGTGCCAGGACAACGCGTCGGCGGCGTACAACCGCTGGGTGGAACCGCGCCCCGCCCACTGCCGGGCGGACGAGGCGGAGCACCTGGTCTCCTACGGCACGCAGTACGCCCACGCGCTGGTGATCGGCTTCAACTACGAGCGGCCGGTACGGGGCCGGGGCGCGGGCATCTTCCTGCATGTGGACGGGCGCGGGGCGACGGCCGGGTGCGTCTCGGTCCCGGCCGGGGCGATGGCGGAGATCCTCGACTGGGTGGACCCGCAGCGCGCACCGCACATCGCCGTCGGGACCTCCGCGGGCCCGACCGCGATCACGCGTTACTGAACGGGGATGCTCAGCGGTCGTTCTGAGCGAGCGCCAGCAGATGGTCGGCGAGCGCCTGGCCGCCGTGCGGGTCGCGGCTGATGAGCATCAGGGTGTCGTCGCCCGCGATGGTACCGAGGATGTCGTGCAGTTCGGCCTGGTCGATGGCCGAGGCGAGGAACTGGGCCGCGCCCGGCGGGGTGCGCAGCACCACGAGGTTGGCCGAGGCCTCCGCCGAGATGAGCAGTTCGACGGAGAGCCGGCGCATCCGCTCCTCCTTGGCCGAGCCGCCCAGCGGGGCCTGCGGGGTGCGGAATCCGCCCTCGCTGGGCACCGCGTAGATCAGCTCGCCGCCGGTGTTGCGGATCTTCACCGCACCCAGCTCGTCCAGGTCGCGGGAGAGCGTCGCCTGGGTGACGCTCAGCCCGTCGTCGGCGAGGAGCTTGGCCAGCTGGCTCTGCGAGCGGACCGGCTGCCGGTTCAGGATGTCCACGATCCGGCGGTGGCGGGCGGTGCGGGTCTGCGGCACGGACGGTCCGCCGTGCTCGGTTTCCTGCGCCTCGGTCATCGTCGTCGCCTCATTCTCCGGAGGCTCATGCTCCGGATCGTCCGTCCCCGTGTGCCGCGTCGAGAGCGCTCGGCAGGATCTCCAGGAACGCGTCCACCTCCGCGTCACCGATGATCAGCGGCGGCATGAGCCGTACGACATCGGGGGCGGGCGCGTTCACCAGGAGGCCGGCTCCCTGGGCCGCCTGCTGCACCTGCGGTGCGAGGGGTCCGGTGAGCACGATACCCAGCAGCAGGCCCGCGCCGCGGACGTGGGAGACCAGGGGGTGTCCCAGCGCCTCCACACCGGCGCGGATCTTCTCCCCGAGCCGCTTGACCTCGTCGAGCGCGCCGTCGGCCGCGAGAGTGTCCAGGACGGCGAGTCCGGCGGCGCAGGCCACCGGGTTGCCGCCGAACGTCGTGCCGTGGTGCCCCGGTTCCAGCAGGGCGGCAGCCGGGCCGAAGGCGACCGTCGCGCCGATCGGCAGGCCGCCGCCGAGGCCCTTGGCGAGCGTGACGACGTCGGGCTCGACCCCCTGGTGGGCCTGGTGCTCGAACCACTGGCCGCAGCGGCCGATCCCGGTCTGCACCTCGTCCAGGACGAGCAGCGTCCCCGTGGTCCGGGTGATCTCCCGTGCGGCCTCCAGGTAGCCCTTGGGCGGGACGACGACCCCGTTCTCGCCCTGCACCGGTTCGATGATCACCAGCGCGGTGTCGGTGGTCACCGCGGCCCGGAGCGCGTCGGCGTCCCCGTACGGCACGTGGGTGACGTCGCCGGGGAGCGGGACGAACGGCTTCTGCTTCCCCGGCTGGCCGGTCAGGGCGAGCGCTCCCATCGTCCGGCCGTGGAAGCCGCCGTCGGAGGCGACCATGTGGGTGCGCCCGGTGAGGCGGCCGATCTTGAACGCGGCCTCGTTGGCCTCGGCGCCCGAGTTGGCGAAGAAGACCCGGCCCGGACGGCCGAACAGCTGGAGCAGCCGCTCGGCGAGCGCGACGGGCGGCTCGGCGATGAACAGGTTCGACACATGGCCGAGAGAGGCGATCTGGGCGGAGACGGCCCGGACGACGGCGGGGTGGGCGTGGCCGAGGGCGTTGACCGCGATGCCGCCGACGAAGTCGAGGTAGCGGGCGCCGTCCTCGTCCCAGACGTGGGCGCCCTCGCCGCGGACGAGGGGCAGGCGGGGGGTGCCGTAGTTGTCCATCAGCGCGCCCCGCCACCGCGAGGTGAGTCCCGTGCCCTCTGTGCCGGTCATGATGTCCCCTGTTCAGAACCTGTGTGTACGTCGATGGGGGCGTCCGGCACGACCATGGTGCCGATGCCTTCGTCGGTGAAGATCTCCAGCAGGATCGAGTGCTGGACGCGGCCGTCGATGACGCGGGCGGTCTCGACGCCGTTGCGCACGGCGTGCAGACAGCCCTGCATCTTGGGGACCATGCCGCTGGACAGCTCGGGCAGCAGCTTCTCCAGCTGGCTCGCGGTGAGCCTGCTGATGACGTCGTCGCTGTTGGGCCAGTCCTCGTACAGCCCCTCGACGTCGGTGAGGACCATCAGCGTCTCGGCGTTCAGCGCGGCGGCGAGCGCGGCGGCGGCGGTGTCGGCGTTGACGTTGTAGACGTGGTGGTCGTCGGCGGAGCGGGCGATCGAGGAGACGACCGGGATGCGGCCGTCGTCCAGCAGCGCCTGGATGGCCCCGGTGTCGACGGCGGTGATCTCTCCGACCCGCCCGATGTCGACGGATTCGCCGTCGATGGTGGGGCGGTGCTGGGTGGCGGTGATGGTGTGGGCGTCCTCGCCTGTCATGCCGACGGCGAGCGGCCCGTGCTGGTTGAGGAGGCCGACCAGCTCACGCTGGACCTGCCCGGCGAGCACCATCCGGACGACGTCCATCGCCTCGGGGGTGGTGACGCGCAGCCCGGCCTTGAACTCGCTGACCAGGCCCTGCTTGTCGAGCTGGGCGCTGATCTGCGGGCCGCCGCCGTGCACGACGACGGGCTTGAGGCCGGCGTGCCGCAGGAAGACGACGTCCTGGGCGAAGGCGGCCTTCAACTCCTCGTCGATCATGGCGTTGCCGCCGAACTTGATGACGACGGTCCTGCCGTGGTGGCGGGTCAGCCAGGGCAGCGCCTCGATGAGGATCTGCGCCTTCGGGAGTGCGGTGTGCTTCCGCGCCGTCGTCATGAGCTGTACGCGCTGTTCTCGTGGACGTAGTCCGCGGTGAGGTCGTTGGCCCAGATGACGGCCGACTCGGCGCCGGCGGCGAGGTCGGCGGTGATCCTGACCTCCCGGTAGCGCATGTCGACGAGGTCGCGGTCCTCGCCGACGCCGCCGTTCCTGCAGACCCAGACGTCGTTGATGGCGACGTTCAGCCGGTCCGGCTCGAAGGCGGCCTTCGTGGTGCCGATGGCGGAGAGGACGCGGCCCCAGTTGGGGTCCTCGCCGTGGATGGCGCACTTGAGGAGGTTGTTGCGGGCGATGGACCGCCCGACCTCGACGGCGTCGTCCTCGGTGGCCGCGTTGATCACCTCGATCCGGATGTCCTTGGACGCGCCCTCGGCGTCGCCGATGAGCTGCCGGGCGAGGTCCGCGCAGACGGCCCGTACGGCCTCGGCGAACTCGTCCCGCGCCGGGGCGATGCCGCTGGCTCCGGAGGCGAGCAGCAGCACGGTGTCGTTGGTGGACATGCAGCCGTCGGAGTCGACCCGGTCGAAGGTGGTGCGGGTGGCCTCGCGCAGTGCGGCGTCCAGCTCCGGTGCGGGGACGTCGGCGTCGGTGGTCAGGACGACGAGCATGGTGGCGAGGCCGGGGGCGAGCATGCCCGCGCCCTTGGCCATGCCGCCGACGGTCCAGCCCTCGCCGCCCGCGACGGCCGTCTTGTGCACGGTGTCGGTGGTCTTGATCGCGATGGCGGCCTTCTCACCGCCGTGCTCGCTGAGGGCGGCGGCGGCCTTCTCGATGCCGGGGAGCAGCTTGTCCATCGGGAGCAGGATGCCGATGAGCCCGGTCGAGGCGACGGCGATCTCGCCCGCGCTGTGGCCCGGGAGCACCTCGGCGGCCTTCTCGGCGGTGGCGTGGGTGTCCTGGAAACCCCGGGGCCCCGTACAGGCGTTGGCACCGCCGGAGTTGAGGACGACGGCGGTGACCTCGCCGCCCTTGAGGACCTGCTCCGACCAGAGGACGGGTGCGGCCTTGACGCGGTTGGAGGTGAACACGCCCGCGGCGGCGCGGCGCGGGCCGTTGTTGACCACGAGCGCCAGGTCCGGGTTCCCGCTCTCCTTGATTCCCGCGGCGATGCCCGCCGCGGAGAATCCCTGTGCTGCCGTGACGCTCACTGCATCTCCTCGTTCGCTTCTTCGACCGCCCGGCGGGGCGGCGCGGCCTTCCTGTCCGTCCGCAGCCCGGCGGCTGCGCGCTCGGCGCTCATGGCGCCGCTCCGATCGTCGTCAGACCTGTCTCCTCGGGGATGCCGAGGGCGATGTTCAGGCTCTGGAGGGCGCCGCCCGCGGTGCCCTTGGCGAGGTTGTCGATCGCGCAGACGACGACGATCCGTCCGGCGGCGGGATCGTGGGCCACCTGGATCTGTGCGGCGTTGGAGCCGTACACCGCGGCGGTGGCGGGCCACTGCCCCTCGGGCAGGAGGTCGGTGAACGGCTCGTCCGCGAACGCCTTCTCGTAGACCGCGCGCAGGCTCCGGGCGCTCACGCCGGGCCTCGCCTTCGCGCTGCACGTGGCGAGGATGCCGCGGGGCATGGGAGCGAGGGTGGGCGTGAAGGAGACCGTGACCCGCTCCCCGGCGGCGGCGCTGAGGTTCTGGATCATCTCGGGCGTGTGGCGGTGTCCGCCGCCGACGCCGTACGGGGTCATGTTGCCCATCACCTCGGAGCCGAGCAGGTGCGGCTTGGCCGCCTTGCCCGCGCCGGAGGTGCCCGACGCGGCGACGATCACGGCCTCCGGCTCGGCGATGCCCGCCCCGTACGCCGGGAAGAGCGCGAGGGACACGGCGGTCGGATAGCAACCGGGC
Proteins encoded in this window:
- the argH gene encoding argininosuccinate lyase, with the protein product MSSNNGDVRLWGARFADGPAEALAKLSASVHFDWRLAPYDIAGSRAHARVLNKAGLLTEDELTRMLAGLDQLEADVAAGTFTGTIADEDVHTALERGLLERLGPDLGGKLRAGRSRNDQIATLFRMYLRDHARIIGGLIADLQSALTGLAEAHADVAMPGRTHLQHAQPVLFAHHVLAHVQSLSRDAERLRQWDARTAVSPYGSGALAGSSLGLDPEAVAADLGFEHGSVANSIDGTASRDFVAEFAFITAMIGVNLSRIAEEVIIWNTKEFSFVTLHDAFSTGSSIMPQKKNPDIAELARGKSGRLIGNLTGLLATLKALPLAYNRDLQEDKEPVFDSCDQLEVLLPAFTGMMATLTVNRERMEELAPAGFSLATDVAEWLVKQGVPFRVAHEVAGACVKECERHGIELDQLTDEQFATISEHLTPEVRTVLNVRGALASRDGRGGTAPSAVAVQLAAVKEDLAAQHAWAAARR
- a CDS encoding argininosuccinate synthase: MTERVVLAYSGGLDTSVAIGWIAEETGAEVIAVAVDVGQGGEDLDVIRKRALACGAVEAEVADAKDEFAEEYCLPAIKANALYMDRYPLVSALSRPTIVKHLVAAAHKHNAGIVAHGCTGKGNDQVRFEAGISALGPDLKCIAPVRDYAMTRDKAIAFCEEKNLPIVTTKKSPYSIDQNVFGRAVETGFLEDIWNAPIEDIYEYTSDPAAPREADEVVISFKEGVPVAIDGRPVTVLQAIQQLNERAGAQGIGRIDMVEDRLVGIKSREVYEAPGAIALITAHQELENVTVERELARYKRQVEQRWGEMVYDGLWFSPLKRALDGFINEANQHVTGDIRMTLHGGRAVVTGRKSEESLYDFNLATYDSGDTFDQSKAQGFIEIFGLSSKIAAKRDLV
- a CDS encoding HEAT repeat domain-containing protein, yielding MDGWDGAAVRAVVRVCEGATPAEAFDTASAGAWLAFDAAVRTLDDRPWLRPRPPDGTERPAPRLLDRLRGRVAAPVPAPPPAVALCDRDGRVRETALDAVRTAPELRPLLAVRCADWAPPVRERARTLLAELPGDALFPLAELILRLARRDRGGFARGLLEAALREGPAAEVLALTAHPDRETYRCAFRIAVERGLLTPTELATTAATCGDITLQDLCADAAVSASARPRGGDAENPPPDAAVLDRLLTARSPRVRSAGVTALRRAGRHSDAEPFLHDRSALVRACARYVVRQGGVDPQPLYRARCAEPAAHPGAAAGLGECGDRTVDAEVLWALAEHPLPAVRLHAITGLRALDAVARERLTPLLDDPSPAVVRAATRALLPDAAGIPEPLLRAWAAPDRPRAVRVAAARLRRAAERHRRPGTGYR
- a CDS encoding L,D-transpeptidase is translated as MRRSPVTAAVLLALAGSLAAGPADASATDAPPLPDRLADTGGGSQLITAEAPHADSTTGTVTWWERRGGRWAEAGSSPARFGANGLAEGTTREQGTSTTPAGLYDLPYAFGIEEAPAGTTYPYRKVDDDSWWCQDNASAAYNRWVEPRPAHCRADEAEHLVSYGTQYAHALVIGFNYERPVRGRGAGIFLHVDGRGATAGCVSVPAGAMAEILDWVDPQRAPHIAVGTSAGPTAITRY
- a CDS encoding arginine repressor — translated: MTEAQETEHGGPSVPQTRTARHRRIVDILNRQPVRSQSQLAKLLADDGLSVTQATLSRDLDELGAVKIRNTGGELIYAVPSEGGFRTPQAPLGGSAKEERMRRLSVELLISAEASANLVVLRTPPGAAQFLASAIDQAELHDILGTIAGDDTLMLISRDPHGGQALADHLLALAQNDR
- a CDS encoding acetylornithine transaminase — its product is MTGTEGTGLTSRWRGALMDNYGTPRLPLVRGEGAHVWDEDGARYLDFVGGIAVNALGHAHPAVVRAVSAQIASLGHVSNLFIAEPPVALAERLLQLFGRPGRVFFANSGAEANEAAFKIGRLTGRTHMVASDGGFHGRTMGALALTGQPGKQKPFVPLPGDVTHVPYGDADALRAAVTTDTALVIIEPVQGENGVVVPPKGYLEAAREITRTTGTLLVLDEVQTGIGRCGQWFEHQAHQGVEPDVVTLAKGLGGGLPIGATVAFGPAAALLEPGHHGTTFGGNPVACAAGLAVLDTLAADGALDEVKRLGEKIRAGVEALGHPLVSHVRGAGLLLGIVLTGPLAPQVQQAAQGAGLLVNAPAPDVVRLMPPLIIGDAEVDAFLEILPSALDAAHGDGRSGA
- the argB gene encoding acetylglutamate kinase, which gives rise to MTTARKHTALPKAQILIEALPWLTRHHGRTVVIKFGGNAMIDEELKAAFAQDVVFLRHAGLKPVVVHGGGPQISAQLDKQGLVSEFKAGLRVTTPEAMDVVRMVLAGQVQRELVGLLNQHGPLAVGMTGEDAHTITATQHRPTIDGESVDIGRVGEITAVDTGAIQALLDDGRIPVVSSIARSADDHHVYNVNADTAAAALAAALNAETLMVLTDVEGLYEDWPNSDDVISRLTASQLEKLLPELSSGMVPKMQGCLHAVRNGVETARVIDGRVQHSILLEIFTDEGIGTMVVPDAPIDVHTGSEQGTS
- the argJ gene encoding bifunctional glutamate N-acetyltransferase/amino-acid acetyltransferase ArgJ, with product MSVTAAQGFSAAGIAAGIKESGNPDLALVVNNGPRRAAAGVFTSNRVKAAPVLWSEQVLKGGEVTAVVLNSGGANACTGPRGFQDTHATAEKAAEVLPGHSAGEIAVASTGLIGILLPMDKLLPGIEKAAAALSEHGGEKAAIAIKTTDTVHKTAVAGGEGWTVGGMAKGAGMLAPGLATMLVVLTTDADVPAPELDAALREATRTTFDRVDSDGCMSTNDTVLLLASGASGIAPARDEFAEAVRAVCADLARQLIGDAEGASKDIRIEVINAATEDDAVEVGRSIARNNLLKCAIHGEDPNWGRVLSAIGTTKAAFEPDRLNVAINDVWVCRNGGVGEDRDLVDMRYREVRITADLAAGAESAVIWANDLTADYVHENSAYSS
- the argC gene encoding N-acetyl-gamma-glutamyl-phosphate reductase — its product is MAVRAAVAGASGYAGGELLRLLLTHPAIEIGALTGHSNAGQTLGSLQPHLRPLADRVLEPTTPEVLAGHDVVFLALPHGQSAAVAERLGPEVLVVDMGADFRLKDAGDWEAFYGSPHAGTWPYGLPELPGGRAALAGVKRIAVPGCYPTAVSLALFPAYGAGIAEPEAVIVAASGTSGAGKAAKPHLLGSEVMGNMTPYGVGGGHRHTPEMIQNLSAAAGERVTVSFTPTLAPMPRGILATCSAKARPGVSARSLRAVYEKAFADEPFTDLLPEGQWPATAAVYGSNAAQIQVAHDPAAGRIVVVCAIDNLAKGTAGGALQSLNIALGIPEETGLTTIGAAP